One segment of Apus apus isolate bApuApu2 chromosome 1, bApuApu2.pri.cur, whole genome shotgun sequence DNA contains the following:
- the CWC15 gene encoding spliceosome-associated protein CWC15 homolog yields MTTAARPTFEPARGGRGKGEGDLSQLSKQYSSRDLPSHTKIKYRQATQDAPEEVRNRDFRRELEERERVAAREKNRDRPTREHTTSSSVSKKPRLDQIPAANLDADDPLTDEDDEDEDLEDSDDDDTAALLAELEKIKKERAEEQARKEQEQKAEEERIRMENILSGNPLLNLTGPAQPQANFKVKRRWDDDVVFKNCAKGIDENKKDKRFVNDTLRSEFHKKFMEKYIK; encoded by the exons ATGACCACAGCAGCGAGGCCAACGTTTGAacctgccagaggaggaagaggaaaaggtgaAGGAGACTTAAGTCAGCTATCAAAGCAATATTCCAGCAGAGACCTTCCTTCtcacactaaaataaaatacag GCAGGCCACTCAGGATGCTCCCGAAGAGGTGCGCAACCGTGACTTcagaagggagctggaggagagagagagggtggCTGCAAGAGAAAAGAATAGAGACAGACCAACCAGAG AACACACAACATCATCTTCTGTGTCTAAGAAGCCTCGGCTAGACCAGATTCCTGCAGCAAACCTTGACGCAGATGATCCACTTACTGAT GAGGATGATGAAGATGAGGACTTGGAAGACAGTGATGATGATGACACTGCAGCTCTTCTGGCTGAgctagaaaaaataaagaaagagcGAGCTGAGGAACAAGCTCGAAAG GAACAAGAGCAGaaggctgaagaagaaagaattcGGATGGAGAACATTCTGAGTGGTAACCCCCTGCTGAACCTGACcggcccagcacagccccaagCAAACTTCAAAGTGAAGAGGAG ATGGGATGATGATGTTGTCTTCAAGAATTGTGCCAAGGGGatagatgaaaataaaaaggacaaaagatTTGTGAATGATACCCTGCGATCAGAATTCCACAAGAAGTTCATGGAAAAATATATCAAGTAG